DNA from Candidatus Cloacimonas acidaminovorans str. Evry:
TAGTCGATCATTAGGCCGTTCTTGAAGTTGTTGTAGTCGAAGGTCTTGATCTCGCCCAAGATCTCGATGTTGATGGCTATGGGCAGGCAGGCCAGGCCCCAGGCGTTAGATCTATGGGTGGACTTCTTCACGTGGATGATGTCCTCGTAGGCAAAGTCCTTCTTCTGGTTGTTCTTGACTTGGATGTAGTTGGGTTTGAAGAAGCCGAACTCGTCGTAATTCTCCACTATCTGAACTTCCGAGGGAAGCATGCGCTCCAGTCCTATCCACTCACCTTGAGCGTTCCGCATCTTGATCAGGAAGCCATTTCCACAAGCCAGATAGAACTTCATCAGCTCGCCTAAGATAGTGGTCTGATCTTCACAGGCAGGAAACTCGGCAGCTTCCATCCAGGACTTAACCTGGCTGTTCTTGCAATCGAACTGCATGATAGTAGCCATAGTGAGGGCATCTATGCAGCCGGAGTGGTACTCGTCGGTATCCAGGAGATTGAGTAGCTTGCTCATCGAATAGGGTTGAGAAACCACTTTCTTGGTCTCGGCTGCCTTACTTACGAGTTGCTTACCGATACGCTGATACTTGGATAGATCTATGGGCTCTGGTTTGTACTTACTTTCCAGCAAATCACTTGCAGAGCTGATCGCCAGGTTATAGGCACCAAGTCGCATCACCTTCATGATCCCGCTCCGGTACCGCTTTTCAGCAGATCTATCTTAGCGATTCTGACCAGTCTAGTGCCATCGATGCGGCTGGTATAGTATTCCACACTGGGCAGGTCCCGGTTCATCAGCTTCTGGTAGAAACTCCGGAACTTCTCTTTGAGCAGGTATAAGTCATTATCAGGATCATCCACGTTCTGCGCATTGACGATTAGGAATACTGTCCATGCCAGGTCTGTACTAACATACTGTCTGGAAGTGCCATTCTTGCCTGTCTCCGAGTCCAGAATCACAATAGCGCAAGGTAACTGCTTGGGTATTGCATCCTTGTTGAACTGGATGGTGGGGATATCAGAAAACTTGAGGGCATCGACTATTCGGTTCCGGTCTGCGATAAACTTATCATGTGCGGTCATAGGCTTACCTCGATTGAATTCAATTGTTGATATATCCACTGCTCCCGGTTAGCTATGACAGTAGCGAATACA
Protein-coding regions in this window:
- a CDS encoding phage portal protein — encoded protein: MKVMRLGAYNLAISSASDLLESKYKPEPIDLSKYQRIGKQLVSKAAETKKVVSQPYSMSKLLNLLDTDEYHSGCIDALTMATIMQFDCKNSQVKSWMEAAEFPACEDQTTILGELMKFYLACGNGFLIKMRNAQGEWIGLERMLPSEVQIVENYDEFGFFKPNYIQVKNNQKKDFAYEDIIHVKKSTHRSNAWGLACLPIAINIEILGEIKTFDYNNFKNGLMIDYFVIVEGGTLRDGTVTDEAGNEVLTDAYTEIEKALTEVKGNAKSHSTVLIESENRDVKIRLEPLRQQDREGGFLGLKKDLREGILAYHRVPARIVSQLIPGQLGGDNRSDMLMFYQFVVRPLQNRLALALANEFNFDFGWNVKPEDFNFGNLTEVLQTADEQLFMQNRNL